The window CTCGACTTCATAAATGTAGACGTCGTGCTTCTCTTCAAGCTCGGCTTCCAGCAGTTTGGCTCCGGGATAGCGGTCCAGCGCCTGCTGCAATAACTGCTCAAGCGGCAGGATCACACCTTGTTGGCGCAGGCGCAGGGCTTCGTCCTGGTCCAGGTCGCGGGCCATGACCACCGAGCAGAAAGCCAGCAGCGCCAGCGCCCATCGGCTGCTGGCGCGCCAGTGTGTAAATGAAAACAGCGTCATTACAAATCCTGATGATCCTTGAGTACCTGCCCACTGACCGCGTCTAATTCCAGATCCCACTCGACGCCCTGCGGGTCGCGCAGTTCAATCTGGTAGATGTACTTGCCGTACTCTTCTTCCAGCTCGGTTTCGGTGACGGTGGAGCCCGGGTGTTTGGCCAGTGCGGTGGCGTTGAGTTTCTCGAACGAGACAATGGTACCAGCGTCGCGCAGCCGCAAGGCTTCATCCGGCCCCAGATCGCGGGCATGGGCGATGCTGGCGGTGAGACCGATGATGGTCGCGGTGAACAGGGCAGTCAGGGTTTTCATGGGTGTCTCCGTATTCTTTTATGTGTTGCCTACGGGGTGCACCTTAGCGATATGAACTTAATTGAAACTGAATTGCCATCATTGGCCACACCACAAAATCTGTAGGAGCACGGCTTGCCGGCGATGGCGCCCGCGAAATCGCCATCGCCGGCAAGCCGTGCTCCTACAGGTTTGGTGCAAGCTGTCACATAATTAACTGTTTTCCAGACACAGAGACCGGTATGACCGCCATCCACATCAAGTTCCCTTCCCTGACGCTCAAGGCCGGGCCGCGTGCCTTGGCGCGCATTCGTGAAAACGGCCTGAACGCCGCCGATGTCGGCACACTGCCGGGCGCTGCCGGGGGCCCGAAGGCACTGGGGATTCAGGGGCTGGACCTGGCGCTGTTCGGCGAATGGCTGCCGGCGGCGCCACGGGAGCGCTCGTTGATCGGTGCGTCGGTGGGCTCCTGGCGCTTCGCCAGTGCGTGTCTGCCTGACGCCACCGAAGGCATCCGTCGTCTCGGCCACCTCTACACCGAGCAGAATTTCGCCAAGGGCGTGACCATGGCGCAGATCAGCCAGAGCTCGCGGCGCATGCTCAATGACTTGCTCGACGGTCGCGATGCCACCCTCCTCGACAACGCCCATTACCGCTTGAACATCATGGTGGTCAAAAGCCACGGCCTGCTCGCCGACGATCATCGCGGCCGTCTGGGCCTGGGCCTGTCATCGGTGATTGCCGACAACCTGCGCGGTCGCGCCCGGCTGTCGCGGCACTTCGAACGGCTGATCATTCACGACCCGCGCCTGGCGCCACCGGTCAACGCATTGAACGACTTCCCGTCGCGCTTCGTCGCACTCGATGCCAACAATCTGCGCCAGGCCCTGCTCGCCTCGGGGTCGATCCCGATGGTGATGGAAGGCGTGCGCGACCTGCCGGGCGCCGGTGCCGGCACGTTCCGCGATGGCGGTTTGCTGGACTATCACCTCGACCTGCCCTACAGCGGCGATGACATCGTGCTCTATCCGCATTTCACCGACCGGATCATTCCCGGCTGGTTCGACAAGACCCTGCCGTGGCGCCGCGCCTGCCCGGCACGCCTGCAAAATGTGCTGCTGCTGGCGCCGTCGAAGGAATACCTGGCGCGCCTGCCCTACGGCAAACTGCCGGACCGAAACGACTTCAAGCGCTTCATGGGCGATGCCCCGAGCCGGCAGAAATACTGGCGCGCGGCGATGGATGAAAGCCGTCGGCTGGGTGATGAGTTTCTCGAACTCGCCGCCAACGGTCGCCTCGGCGAGCGCTTGCTGACCCTTTAGTCAGGACAAGCTGTTAAACTCGCCGCCTGCCCGAATCGCTGCGGCGAACGCCACCTGAACAGAGCTGAAAACACTGTGGAAATCTTCAAGGAATTTACTTTCGAATCCGCCCACCGCCTGCCTCACGTCCCGGACGGCCACAAGTGCGGACGCCTGCACGGCCACTCGTTCAAAGTGGCGATTCACCTGAGCGGCGATCTTGATCCGCACACTGGCTGGATCCGCGATTTCTCGGAAATCAAAGCGATCTTCAAGCCGTTGTACGAGCGTCTGGACCACAACTACCTGAACGATATTCCTGGCCTGGAAAACCCGACCAGTGAAGTGCTGGCCAAATTCATCTGGGCTGAACTCAAGCCGTTGCTGCCGGAACTCAGCGCGATTCGCATCCACGAAACGTGCACCAGCGGTTGTATCTATCGCGGCGAGTAAGCCAACAGAGCTGCGTTTCGTCAGTGATACAAAAAACAGCCTTCAAAGGCTGTTTTTTTTTGCCTATGCTTTTTGGCTCGCCCCCGCCAAGAGGACACGCGCATGACTGATTGGCCATTGCCTCAAACCTATCGCTTCAACGGACACTCCGTTCGCTATGC of the Pseudomonas sp. MAG733B genome contains:
- a CDS encoding patatin-like phospholipase family protein; translation: MTAIHIKFPSLTLKAGPRALARIRENGLNAADVGTLPGAAGGPKALGIQGLDLALFGEWLPAAPRERSLIGASVGSWRFASACLPDATEGIRRLGHLYTEQNFAKGVTMAQISQSSRRMLNDLLDGRDATLLDNAHYRLNIMVVKSHGLLADDHRGRLGLGLSSVIADNLRGRARLSRHFERLIIHDPRLAPPVNALNDFPSRFVALDANNLRQALLASGSIPMVMEGVRDLPGAGAGTFRDGGLLDYHLDLPYSGDDIVLYPHFTDRIIPGWFDKTLPWRRACPARLQNVLLLAPSKEYLARLPYGKLPDRNDFKRFMGDAPSRQKYWRAAMDESRRLGDEFLELAANGRLGERLLTL
- the queD gene encoding 6-carboxytetrahydropterin synthase QueD, giving the protein MEIFKEFTFESAHRLPHVPDGHKCGRLHGHSFKVAIHLSGDLDPHTGWIRDFSEIKAIFKPLYERLDHNYLNDIPGLENPTSEVLAKFIWAELKPLLPELSAIRIHETCTSGCIYRGE
- a CDS encoding PepSY domain-containing protein is translated as MTLFSFTHWRASSRWALALLAFCSVVMARDLDQDEALRLRQQGVILPLEQLLQQALDRYPGAKLLEAELEEKHDVYIYEVELLTTEGVVRELDLDAATGRLLKDKED
- a CDS encoding PepSY domain-containing protein → MKTLTALFTATIIGLTASIAHARDLGPDEALRLRDAGTIVSFEKLNATALAKHPGSTVTETELEEEYGKYIYQIELRDPQGVEWDLELDAVSGQVLKDHQDL